From a region of the Mucilaginibacter auburnensis genome:
- a CDS encoding LapA family protein, protein MRITTILIIVITILLTVVLMQNTDPVRFTILFTDVRMSKLTAMAATGVVGFILGYMVGRPKRARQIAPDYREYDNEDDGPDTLSEEDRRYISND, encoded by the coding sequence ATGCGTATCACAACAATACTTATCATCGTTATTACCATTTTGCTCACGGTAGTGTTAATGCAAAACACCGACCCCGTACGATTCACTATTTTATTTACTGATGTGCGCATGTCAAAGCTCACGGCCATGGCCGCAACCGGCGTTGTTGGTTTTATTTTAGGCTATATGGTTGGCCGCCCAAAACGCGCCCGACAGATTGCTCCCGACTATCGCGAGTACGATAACGAAGATGATGGTCCTGATACACTAAGTGAGGAAGACAGAAGGTATATTAGTAACGATTAA
- a CDS encoding FUSC family protein: MLSTEKEVKSFFFSQYFSDGLRMSLGILIPALTLLQFDRFDQGIALSLGAVCLCVVDNPGPVLHKRNAMLIGNACMFVVAMITGFARFNVFALGLEVTLFTFLFSMFTVYGNRAASVGTAALLIMIFMIDRDVEPDEVLKYSGNILAGGIWYMVFSLVFFGVRPYRAAQQALGENIDDIVKFLRLKADFYLHETDIEENYRKVIAQQIKVSEHQDLVRELLFKSRVMVRESTNASRILVLTFVDLVDMFDHIMATHYDYQSIREKFQHTGVLPDISDLIQQMANELEQVGYMVLSNNRYKNLRNFMPELEQLKQKIDTIGNEKDTSTLVLKKILINLRDLNKEIENIWTYYHASASKVLIERQSRPDPEYSKFVSHQDYDWHIFFDNFNLQSGAFKHALRVSLVCLVGFTAAKLLPLGHHSYWILLTIIVILKPGFSLSKQRNYQRLFGTIAGGIIGILILMYIPNSNVQFALMVVLMIGTYSFIRLYYVVSVICMTPYVLILFKFLGVGGFNILEERILDTAIGSGIAIIASYLIFPTWEFQQIRKTLAEAVIANTRYLVKATESLSGNPAPLTEYKLARKDVYIKSANLSAAFQRMTSEPKSKQRNIRDVHKFVVLNHILSSYIATVAAEVGIKPDYRARPEAMKSIRKSLALLNEAIKKLGGEKVEFYEDKTTLLLEDKPGNVSDALLKEQVEFINKISVDITKVTEAVVK, translated from the coding sequence ATGCTATCAACCGAAAAAGAGGTAAAAAGTTTCTTCTTCAGCCAGTACTTCTCTGATGGGCTGCGCATGTCATTAGGTATTTTGATACCCGCGCTTACCCTGCTGCAGTTTGACAGATTTGATCAGGGTATAGCTTTATCGCTCGGTGCGGTTTGCCTTTGCGTGGTTGATAACCCCGGCCCGGTATTGCACAAACGCAACGCTATGCTGATAGGCAATGCCTGTATGTTTGTTGTGGCTATGATAACCGGTTTTGCACGGTTCAATGTTTTTGCATTGGGGCTGGAGGTTACGCTGTTTACCTTTCTGTTCTCTATGTTCACGGTTTATGGCAACAGGGCAGCTTCGGTAGGTACTGCAGCTTTGTTGATCATGATCTTTATGATAGACCGGGATGTTGAGCCTGATGAAGTGCTGAAATACAGCGGTAACATTTTGGCGGGCGGCATCTGGTATATGGTGTTCAGTCTGGTATTTTTTGGCGTACGCCCCTACCGTGCGGCGCAACAGGCTTTAGGCGAGAACATTGACGATATTGTTAAATTCCTACGCCTGAAAGCCGACTTCTACCTGCACGAAACTGATATTGAGGAAAATTACCGCAAAGTTATTGCCCAGCAAATAAAAGTGAGTGAACACCAGGACCTGGTGCGTGAACTGCTATTCAAAAGCAGGGTGATGGTGCGCGAGTCAACCAATGCCAGCCGGATATTGGTACTTACCTTTGTTGACCTGGTGGATATGTTTGACCACATCATGGCAACCCACTATGACTATCAATCCATCCGGGAAAAATTTCAGCACACCGGCGTACTGCCTGATATATCAGACCTGATACAACAAATGGCTAACGAACTGGAACAGGTGGGCTACATGGTGCTGAGCAATAATCGTTACAAAAATCTGCGCAACTTTATGCCGGAGCTGGAGCAGCTCAAACAAAAAATTGACACCATAGGCAATGAGAAAGATACGAGCACCCTGGTACTGAAAAAAATACTGATCAACCTGCGCGACCTGAACAAGGAGATTGAGAACATCTGGACGTATTACCACGCCAGCGCCTCGAAAGTTTTGATTGAGCGCCAAAGCCGCCCTGATCCTGAATATTCAAAGTTTGTAAGTCACCAGGATTACGACTGGCACATATTTTTTGACAACTTTAACTTACAGTCGGGGGCTTTTAAACACGCCTTGCGGGTATCATTGGTTTGTTTGGTTGGTTTTACTGCGGCCAAGCTTTTACCACTGGGCCACCACAGCTATTGGATCTTGCTAACCATCATCGTTATCCTGAAGCCCGGTTTTAGCCTCTCTAAGCAACGCAATTACCAAAGGCTATTCGGCACTATTGCTGGCGGCATAATTGGCATACTGATACTCATGTACATCCCAAACAGCAATGTACAGTTCGCGTTGATGGTAGTGCTCATGATAGGCACCTACAGTTTTATCCGCCTGTATTATGTGGTGAGCGTGATCTGTATGACGCCCTATGTACTTATACTTTTCAAGTTTTTGGGCGTGGGAGGTTTCAATATTTTAGAGGAGCGCATTCTTGACACCGCTATTGGCTCAGGAATTGCCATTATAGCGAGTTATTTAATATTTCCGACCTGGGAGTTCCAACAGATCAGAAAAACGCTTGCAGAGGCTGTAATTGCGAATACGCGCTATCTGGTTAAAGCAACAGAGAGCCTTTCGGGAAATCCTGCACCATTAACGGAATACAAACTGGCCAGGAAAGATGTCTACATTAAATCGGCCAATTTATCTGCAGCCTTCCAGCGCATGACGTCGGAGCCTAAGAGCAAGCAACGCAACATCCGCGACGTGCACAAGTTTGTTGTGTTGAATCATATCCTCTCTTCCTACATCGCAACTGTGGCTGCCGAAGTAGGCATTAAACCCGATTACCGCGCAAGACCGGAAGCCATGAAAAGCATCCGCAAAAGTCTGGCGCTGCTTAACGAGGCCATCAAAAAATTAGGCGGTGAAAAAGTGGAATTTTATGAGGATAAAACCACGCTGCTTCTGGAGGACAAACCAGGCAACGTAAGCGATGCATTGCTCAAAGAACAAGTTGAATTTATCAACAAGATCAGCGTTGATATTACCAAAGTTACGGAGGCGGTGGTTAAATAA
- a CDS encoding phosphoenolpyruvate carboxylase, translating into MSSTLQLSHKEATFNSEVVTRFELYNSLFQTLPFYQVKEIGILLPFFSSHCEKGAAKLESPTEIIESFFKKYVPDIDHKEQLNRLFRFIQYIERQVVLFDAIEDSAFGKVGRNDDTGTLKGLLQQAADSDKQRDRISDKLKNFSLRMVLTAHPTQFYPGSVLGIMNDLIEALKTNDINSINVLLQQLGKTPFFNKTSPTPVDEAVSLVWFLENTFYHAISGIQAKLEDEFEVDEIRKSQLLELGFWPGGDRDGNPNVNTETTREVANLLRQIIFRCYYRDFRVLKRRITFRGIEQTIATLETLLYENAFNKPKEDARDLQGEMLNLLGSIRSTLVEAHDSLFVDIVDDLTRKIRLFGCFFATLDIRQDSRILRKVAAYVTENVDTGLTKGYFDLDEKQKLATLTFNERYFVCPDDADDLIKDTLNTIRLMKKIQYANGQKACQRFIISNCQQASDILQLIDLFLWSGWKAEELTVDFMPLFETVNDLKVAAEVMERLYTHPFYREHLKRRGNCQTIMLGFSDSTKDGGYIMANWSIYNAKVELTAMARKYNIELGFFDGRGGPPARGGGKTHRFYASMGGEIANEHIQLTVQGQTISSQYGSVERARFNIEQMVNAGVQSALKPKNSDVLKDEEKDLISTMATQSYDLFMALRTDPLFVEYLEKFSPLKLLSRINISSRPTKRNADAPLKLEDLRAISFVTSWSQLKQNVPGFYGVGTALQKMKDSGNWEKVSELYNTSGFFRTMLDNCMMSMSKSDFRVTAYLEKDKKFGAFWKQIKTEYDLTKELLLELTGTEALMQDSPVDRRSIAIRERIVLPLVITQHYALQLLNNTKDAELKEAYDKLVIRTVYGVVNAGRNLV; encoded by the coding sequence ATGTCGTCAACCCTGCAGCTCAGTCACAAAGAAGCAACCTTTAACAGTGAGGTAGTTACGCGCTTTGAGTTATACAACAGCCTTTTTCAAACCCTGCCGTTTTACCAGGTAAAGGAGATAGGTATACTTCTTCCCTTCTTTAGTTCGCATTGCGAAAAGGGTGCGGCAAAACTGGAATCGCCGACAGAGATCATCGAATCGTTTTTTAAAAAGTACGTTCCGGATATTGACCACAAGGAGCAGCTGAACCGTTTGTTCAGGTTCATTCAATACATTGAGCGGCAGGTAGTGCTTTTTGATGCCATTGAAGACTCGGCATTTGGAAAGGTAGGGCGCAATGACGATACCGGTACACTGAAAGGTTTGTTGCAGCAAGCAGCCGACAGCGACAAGCAACGCGACCGCATCAGCGATAAACTAAAGAATTTTTCGTTACGCATGGTGCTTACCGCGCACCCTACGCAGTTTTATCCGGGCTCGGTACTGGGTATAATGAACGACCTGATTGAAGCGCTTAAAACCAATGACATTAACAGCATAAACGTTTTGCTGCAGCAATTGGGTAAAACGCCATTCTTTAATAAAACGTCGCCTACACCGGTTGACGAGGCCGTGAGCCTGGTTTGGTTTTTAGAGAACACTTTTTACCATGCTATATCTGGCATACAGGCAAAACTGGAAGATGAGTTTGAGGTGGACGAGATCCGCAAAAGCCAGTTATTGGAACTGGGCTTTTGGCCGGGCGGCGACAGGGACGGTAACCCCAATGTAAATACCGAAACCACCCGCGAGGTGGCCAACCTGTTACGCCAGATAATTTTCCGTTGTTATTATCGCGATTTCAGGGTGCTGAAACGCCGCATCACTTTCCGCGGCATTGAGCAAACCATCGCAACACTGGAAACGCTGCTGTATGAGAACGCCTTTAACAAACCTAAGGAAGATGCCCGCGACCTGCAGGGCGAGATGTTGAATCTGTTAGGCTCCATCCGCAGTACTTTGGTGGAAGCTCACGATAGTTTATTTGTGGATATTGTTGACGACCTTACGCGTAAGATACGCCTGTTTGGCTGTTTCTTTGCTACGCTGGATATAAGGCAGGATAGCCGCATACTGCGCAAGGTAGCTGCTTACGTTACCGAGAATGTAGATACCGGGTTAACTAAAGGCTATTTTGATCTGGACGAAAAGCAAAAGCTGGCAACACTTACTTTTAATGAGCGCTATTTTGTCTGCCCCGATGATGCCGACGACCTGATAAAAGATACGCTGAACACCATCAGGCTGATGAAAAAGATACAATACGCTAACGGGCAAAAGGCTTGTCAGCGGTTTATCATCAGTAACTGCCAGCAGGCATCAGACATTTTGCAACTGATAGACCTGTTTTTGTGGAGTGGCTGGAAAGCCGAAGAATTGACGGTTGATTTTATGCCGTTGTTTGAAACCGTGAACGACCTTAAAGTGGCTGCCGAGGTAATGGAGCGTTTATATACCCATCCGTTTTACCGGGAACATTTAAAACGCCGTGGCAACTGCCAAACCATTATGTTGGGCTTCTCAGATAGTACCAAGGATGGTGGCTACATTATGGCCAACTGGAGTATTTACAACGCCAAGGTGGAGCTAACCGCTATGGCGCGTAAGTATAACATTGAATTAGGCTTTTTTGACGGCAGGGGAGGCCCGCCTGCACGCGGCGGTGGCAAAACGCACCGTTTCTATGCATCAATGGGTGGCGAGATAGCCAATGAGCATATACAACTAACTGTGCAGGGGCAAACCATCAGTTCACAATACGGCTCGGTTGAGCGTGCGCGCTTTAACATTGAGCAAATGGTTAATGCCGGTGTACAATCGGCCTTAAAGCCAAAAAACAGCGATGTTTTAAAAGACGAGGAGAAAGATCTTATCTCTACCATGGCTACCCAGAGTTATGATTTGTTCATGGCCCTGCGTACAGACCCATTGTTTGTAGAGTACCTTGAAAAATTCAGTCCGCTTAAATTATTGTCTCGTATTAATATCAGCAGTCGCCCAACCAAGCGTAACGCCGATGCGCCGTTGAAGCTGGAAGATCTGCGTGCCATTAGCTTTGTAACCTCGTGGAGCCAGTTGAAACAAAACGTTCCGGGATTTTATGGTGTGGGTACCGCTTTGCAAAAAATGAAGGATAGCGGTAATTGGGAAAAGGTGAGCGAACTTTACAATACGTCGGGCTTTTTCCGCACCATGCTGGATAATTGTATGATGTCTATGTCTAAATCCGATTTCCGCGTTACCGCCTATCTGGAAAAAGACAAAAAGTTTGGCGCGTTCTGGAAACAGATAAAAACTGAGTACGACCTCACCAAAGAATTGCTATTGGAACTAACCGGCACGGAAGCGTTGATGCAGGACTCGCCTGTCGACAGGCGCTCTATTGCCATTCGTGAACGCATTGTATTGCCGCTGGTAATTACACAGCACTACGCTTTGCAGTTGTTGAATAATACCAAAGATGCCGAATTAAAAGAGGCTTATGATAAGCTGGTTATCCGCACGGTTTATGGTGTGGTAAACGCAGGTAGAAATCTTGTTTAA
- a CDS encoding DUF4142 domain-containing protein, with translation MKKLLYCLAFAALLSACEDTPRENVQSTETDVDKSGMLFVENGIKGGLAEITAAQLAKNSSDNPKVIAFADMIITDHDSIGKELKQLAKDKDVVVNNTLSAEQQEMINQLKAKKGPGFDAAYADMMVMDHDKTVKMFENETHNQTAAVQKVAEDALPKLKKHLQAAKDLQAGLK, from the coding sequence ATGAAGAAACTATTGTATTGCTTAGCCTTCGCAGCATTATTATCGGCCTGCGAGGATACCCCACGAGAGAACGTTCAAAGCACCGAAACCGATGTTGACAAAAGCGGGATGCTGTTTGTTGAGAACGGTATTAAAGGCGGTTTGGCCGAAATTACCGCTGCCCAACTGGCCAAAAACAGCTCTGACAACCCCAAGGTTATTGCCTTTGCCGATATGATCATAACCGATCATGATAGCATCGGAAAGGAATTAAAACAGCTAGCCAAGGATAAAGACGTTGTTGTAAACAACACTTTAAGTGCTGAGCAGCAGGAAATGATCAATCAACTTAAAGCTAAAAAGGGCCCTGGGTTTGACGCGGCTTATGCAGATATGATGGTTATGGATCATGATAAAACCGTTAAAATGTTTGAAAACGAAACGCATAATCAAACAGCGGCCGTGCAAAAGGTAGCTGAGGATGCTTTGCCAAAGCTTAAAAAACACTTACAGGCCGCTAAAGATCTGCAGGCCGGGTTAAAATAA
- a CDS encoding DUF763 domain-containing protein, with product MKQSGNADLPLHYGYVPQWLAEHMAKLGLAVTEAIVMDYGSSEYLRRMSDPFWFQSLGAVMGMDWHSSGITTSVMGALKRAVNPHSKELGIYICGGKGKQSTQTPNELIKVGNQTGLDGNQLAQCSKLSAKVDNTAVQDGFQLYTHNFIVSNTGQWSVVQQGMNSNTRMARRYHWHSGQLNSFVEEPHSAICGENMGAILNLTDKQAAASKDGIMRIAQDNPERMMAEVKKLVMPSHHDVRAKDVDLKRLGSVLWLAHEKQPKDFEELLLLQGLGPRTLQSLTLVSEVIHGTPSRFKDPARFAFAHGGKDGHPFPVPVKVYDETIGVLQNAIHKAKLSNGEKNEAIKRLTQIAQKAEEGFTPNADFDKVIEQERANSYKYGGRTVFGSAKPPQTPQLKLF from the coding sequence ATGAAACAGTCCGGAAACGCTGATCTGCCTTTGCATTATGGCTATGTACCGCAATGGCTGGCCGAACACATGGCCAAACTGGGCCTTGCCGTTACAGAAGCTATTGTGATGGATTACGGTAGCAGCGAGTATTTGCGCCGCATGAGCGATCCGTTCTGGTTTCAGAGCCTTGGCGCGGTGATGGGTATGGACTGGCATTCATCGGGTATTACCACATCAGTTATGGGCGCTTTAAAGCGGGCAGTCAATCCGCACAGCAAGGAGTTAGGTATTTATATATGCGGAGGTAAGGGAAAGCAATCTACCCAAACGCCTAATGAACTGATAAAAGTGGGCAACCAAACCGGCCTCGATGGTAATCAACTGGCGCAATGCAGTAAATTAAGCGCTAAGGTAGATAATACCGCCGTACAGGACGGCTTTCAACTTTACACTCATAATTTTATAGTAAGCAACACCGGTCAATGGAGCGTTGTGCAGCAGGGCATGAACAGCAACACCCGCATGGCCCGCCGTTATCACTGGCATTCCGGTCAGCTCAACTCATTTGTTGAAGAACCACACAGTGCCATTTGTGGTGAGAATATGGGCGCTATTTTAAACCTTACCGATAAACAGGCTGCTGCATCTAAGGACGGAATTATGCGCATTGCGCAGGATAATCCGGAAAGGATGATGGCGGAGGTTAAAAAACTGGTTATGCCCTCTCACCATGATGTACGCGCCAAAGATGTAGACTTGAAAAGATTGGGCTCAGTATTATGGCTGGCACATGAGAAACAGCCTAAAGATTTTGAAGAGCTATTGTTGTTGCAAGGATTAGGGCCGCGCACATTACAATCATTAACCCTGGTTAGCGAAGTGATCCATGGCACGCCATCAAGGTTTAAAGACCCTGCCCGCTTCGCCTTCGCCCATGGTGGTAAAGACGGTCATCCTTTCCCTGTGCCTGTTAAGGTTTATGATGAAACCATTGGCGTGCTGCAAAACGCTATTCATAAAGCCAAGCTGAGTAATGGTGAGAAAAATGAAGCGATAAAACGCTTAACGCAAATTGCGCAAAAAGCCGAAGAGGGTTTTACGCCTAATGCCGATTTTGATAAAGTGATAGAGCAGGAAAGAGCCAATTCCTATAAATATGGCGGCCGCACTGTATTTGGCAGCGCGAAACCGCCACAGACACCACAATTAAAATTATTTTAA
- a CDS encoding SMP-30/gluconolactonase/LRE family protein, whose product MKLTQKIFLASALSVGALTAMKTTPVVNKQLTALADSTSELFADGTVPTLVSDQFGFTEGPSPDKKGNIYFTDQNNDKIWMYGIDGKLTVWMDSSHRANGTYFDKKGNLITCAELLNQLISISPDKKITTIIGDIGGKFMNGPNDVFVTDKGDMYFSDPYFQRAFWKHRGAPGMQLDGQKVYLVRKGSKEAVPVITDMRVPNGVVGTPDGKYLYVADYGGRKTFKYTIEKDGTLSNKTPFAEIGSDGITLDNKGNVYLTGRGVQVYNKDGKRIAQISVPQPSTTNVCFGGKNRDILFITSPKAVYTMQMKVKGVE is encoded by the coding sequence ATGAAATTAACCCAGAAAATATTTTTGGCTTCGGCATTGTCTGTTGGAGCGTTAACGGCGATGAAGACCACGCCGGTTGTTAATAAGCAATTAACCGCCCTGGCCGATTCAACCAGCGAACTTTTTGCTGATGGCACCGTGCCTACCCTGGTATCAGACCAGTTTGGTTTTACAGAAGGTCCGTCGCCAGATAAAAAAGGTAACATCTACTTTACCGATCAAAACAATGATAAGATATGGATGTACGGTATTGATGGTAAGTTAACCGTATGGATGGATAGTTCTCATCGTGCCAATGGTACTTACTTCGATAAAAAAGGCAACCTCATCACTTGCGCGGAACTGCTTAACCAGTTGATCAGCATATCGCCCGACAAAAAAATTACTACCATAATTGGTGACATTGGCGGCAAATTTATGAACGGTCCTAATGATGTGTTTGTAACCGACAAAGGCGACATGTATTTTTCTGATCCTTATTTCCAACGCGCTTTCTGGAAACACCGTGGTGCTCCGGGCATGCAACTGGATGGTCAGAAAGTTTATTTAGTGCGCAAAGGCAGTAAAGAAGCCGTACCGGTGATTACCGATATGCGTGTACCAAACGGTGTTGTGGGTACCCCTGATGGCAAATACCTTTACGTTGCCGATTATGGTGGCCGTAAAACCTTTAAGTACACCATTGAGAAAGACGGTACTTTGAGCAACAAAACTCCTTTTGCCGAAATTGGTTCAGACGGTATTACTTTAGATAATAAAGGTAACGTTTATTTAACCGGTCGTGGTGTACAGGTTTACAATAAGGATGGCAAACGCATAGCACAGATAAGCGTACCGCAGCCCTCAACAACCAACGTATGCTTTGGTGGTAAAAATCGCGATATATTATTTATAACCAGCCCTAAAGCTGTTTATACCATGCAAATGAAAGTTAAAGGCGTTGAATAA
- the aroB gene encoding 3-dehydroquinate synthase encodes MTEAYNDTPTADTMETLQSNSYNIYFNDALAEVVRFVENGHYSRFFVLTDENTAKHCLPLLREKLGDNDNYDLIEINAGEESKDIDFCIGVWKMLIDFGADRKSLLINLGGGVVSDLGGFAASTFKRGIDFVHVPTTLLSQVDASVGGKTGIDIDSIKNIIGTFTQPKAVFIEYDFLKTLPARQILSGTAEMLKHGLICDADYWNLLKESDLSQPTAEMVYRSVAIKNQVVLEDPHEKNIRKSLNFGHTIGHAVETYSLVHDEDSLSHGEAIAIGMICEAYLAYKKTGLSLDELNEITDVLTSLYPFYQLREEMNDELLEIMKKDKKNQNGNINCTLLNKIGEFNIDNICTTEELIESLQYYASLN; translated from the coding sequence ATGACCGAAGCTTATAACGATACCCCGACTGCTGATACAATGGAAACCTTACAAAGCAACAGCTACAATATCTATTTTAATGATGCCCTGGCAGAAGTTGTACGCTTTGTTGAAAACGGCCACTACTCCCGTTTCTTTGTACTAACGGATGAGAACACTGCCAAACATTGTTTACCCTTACTTCGCGAGAAACTGGGCGATAATGATAACTACGACCTCATCGAGATCAATGCAGGCGAAGAAAGCAAAGACATTGATTTTTGCATTGGTGTTTGGAAAATGCTGATAGACTTTGGCGCCGACCGTAAAAGTTTATTGATCAACTTAGGCGGTGGTGTGGTGAGTGATCTGGGTGGTTTTGCAGCCTCTACCTTTAAACGCGGTATTGACTTTGTACATGTACCTACTACCCTGCTTTCGCAGGTAGATGCCTCTGTTGGCGGCAAAACAGGTATTGACATTGATAGCATCAAAAACATCATTGGCACCTTTACCCAGCCTAAAGCTGTTTTTATTGAATACGACTTTTTAAAGACCCTACCCGCACGCCAGATATTATCAGGCACGGCAGAGATGCTAAAACACGGTTTGATCTGCGATGCCGACTACTGGAACCTTTTAAAAGAAAGCGACCTGAGCCAGCCTACTGCCGAAATGGTTTACCGCTCTGTAGCTATTAAGAACCAGGTGGTGTTGGAAGATCCGCACGAAAAGAATATACGCAAGTCGCTTAATTTTGGCCACACTATTGGTCATGCGGTTGAGACCTATTCTTTGGTGCATGATGAAGACTCTTTATCGCACGGTGAGGCTATCGCTATTGGCATGATATGCGAGGCTTACCTGGCCTACAAAAAAACAGGTTTAAGTTTGGATGAGCTGAATGAAATCACGGATGTGTTGACCAGCCTCTACCCTTTCTACCAGCTGCGCGAGGAGATGAACGACGAACTGTTGGAGATCATGAAAAAGGATAAAAAGAACCAGAACGGCAATATTAACTGTACCCTGCTAAATAAAATTGGTGAGTTTAACATTGATAACATTTGCACTACCGAAGAGCTGATAGAGAGCCTGCAATACTACGCGAGTTTGAATTAA
- a CDS encoding RNA-binding S4 domain-containing protein — translation MIEFKVNGDFIPMIQLLKATNLVQTGGEAQIVVDEGEVKYNGQVDYRKRLKVKAGDIVEFNGETIKVI, via the coding sequence ATGATCGAATTCAAAGTAAACGGCGATTTTATCCCTATGATTCAGCTATTAAAGGCCACTAACCTTGTGCAAACAGGTGGCGAGGCACAAATAGTTGTTGATGAGGGCGAGGTAAAATACAACGGACAGGTTGACTACCGCAAGCGACTAAAAGTTAAGGCCGGCGATATAGTTGAATTCAACGGAGAGACGATCAAAGTGATTTAG
- a CDS encoding proline dehydrogenase family protein, whose protein sequence is MQKEHLLSFENTEVAFRHASNADLRRAYWLFKLINSNFLVKIGPPVTNLALKIGLPIKSAIKQTIFKQFCGGEDIRECEHTIQTLAKGGVGTILDYSVEGEDSEQVFDETRDEILKTIRRAAKDPSIPITVFKVTGVGRFALLQKMDERLPLTDTETEEWQRVADRVMAICEKAHEVGIPVMIDAEESWIQDTIDLLALNMMRRFNKEKAIVYNTYQLYRADKLASLKQDAETAKNEGFILGAKLVRGAYMEKERNRAEELGYPSPIQPDKVATDWDFNLALEFCTDNINTVAFVAGTHNEASCLYLTELIKRKTLNADHKHIYFAQLLGMSDNLSFNLADAGYNVAKYVPYGPVKAVMPYLFRRAQENTAISGQMSRELSLIVKEMRRRGL, encoded by the coding sequence ATGCAGAAAGAGCATTTATTATCGTTCGAAAATACGGAGGTTGCATTCCGCCACGCCTCAAATGCCGACTTACGCCGTGCGTACTGGTTGTTTAAGTTGATCAACAGTAATTTCCTGGTAAAGATCGGTCCGCCTGTTACTAACCTGGCACTTAAGATAGGTTTGCCCATAAAAAGCGCCATAAAGCAAACTATATTTAAACAGTTTTGCGGTGGTGAAGATATCCGCGAATGCGAACATACCATACAAACGCTGGCCAAAGGCGGAGTAGGAACCATCTTAGATTACTCGGTAGAAGGGGAGGACAGCGAGCAGGTTTTTGACGAAACCCGCGATGAGATACTAAAAACCATCAGAAGAGCAGCTAAAGATCCGTCAATACCTATTACTGTATTTAAAGTTACCGGTGTTGGCCGCTTTGCATTGTTGCAAAAAATGGATGAACGCCTGCCTTTAACCGATACCGAAACCGAAGAATGGCAGCGTGTAGCAGATAGAGTAATGGCTATATGCGAAAAAGCTCACGAAGTAGGTATACCTGTTATGATTGATGCCGAGGAAAGCTGGATACAGGATACTATTGATCTGTTGGCATTAAATATGATGCGCCGCTTCAACAAAGAAAAAGCGATTGTTTACAATACCTACCAACTTTACCGTGCAGACAAGCTGGCCTCATTGAAGCAGGATGCAGAAACAGCAAAAAATGAAGGTTTTATTTTAGGTGCAAAACTGGTGCGTGGCGCTTACATGGAAAAGGAACGTAACAGGGCAGAGGAACTGGGCTATCCATCGCCAATACAACCCGACAAGGTAGCCACCGATTGGGATTTTAACTTGGCCCTTGAATTTTGTACAGATAATATAAACACTGTAGCCTTTGTTGCAGGAACGCATAACGAGGCCAGCTGTTTATATCTAACCGAGCTAATAAAACGCAAAACCTTAAATGCAGACCATAAGCACATTTATTTTGCTCAGCTATTAGGCATGAGCGACAACTTAAGCTTTAACCTCGCCGATGCTGGTTATAACGTAGCTAAATATGTGCCTTACGGACCTGTTAAGGCGGTTATGCCATATTTGTTCCGAAGGGCTCAGGAAAATACTGCTATTTCAGGACAAATGAGCCGAGAGTTGAGTTTAATAGTAAAGGAGATGAGGCGGAGGGGGCTTTAA